The following proteins are co-located in the Trichormus variabilis 0441 genome:
- the mnmA gene encoding tRNA 2-thiouridine(34) synthase MnmA, protein MKKVVVGLSGGVDSSTAAAILHNQGYEVIGLTLWLMKGKGQCCSEGMIDAAYICEQLGIPHEVVDMRDVFQTHIVDYLVTGYGAGITPLPCSQCNKTVKFGPMVQYAREQLGCDRIATGHYARISYDEASGRYQLLRAVDRNKDQSYFLYDLSQDLLAASLFPLGEMEKADTRRIATEHGLKTADKPESQDLCLVESNGSMRAFLDKYIAPKKGDIVDTAGKILGQHDGVHHYTIGQRKGLGIAAPEPLYVVELDAVNNKVVVGDRTKATQEECTVSRVNWVSIPEPSTPIRAAVQIRYRSAPEPVTVIPLENSRVRLVFDEPQFSITPGQAAVWYDGDKVLGGGIIEQFSN, encoded by the coding sequence ATGAAAAAAGTTGTCGTCGGTCTTTCTGGTGGCGTTGACAGTTCCACAGCCGCCGCTATCCTCCATAATCAGGGCTATGAAGTAATTGGTTTAACCCTTTGGCTAATGAAAGGCAAAGGTCAGTGTTGCTCTGAAGGGATGATCGACGCGGCTTATATTTGTGAACAGTTAGGCATTCCCCATGAAGTGGTGGATATGCGGGATGTGTTTCAAACTCATATTGTCGATTATCTAGTAACTGGTTATGGTGCTGGGATTACGCCATTGCCTTGCTCTCAGTGCAACAAAACGGTAAAGTTCGGCCCAATGGTACAGTATGCCAGGGAACAATTGGGATGCGATCGCATCGCTACAGGTCATTATGCCCGTATTAGTTACGACGAAGCAAGTGGACGTTACCAACTATTAAGGGCTGTTGACCGCAACAAAGACCAATCTTATTTTCTGTATGATTTGTCTCAAGATTTACTGGCAGCCTCGCTATTTCCTCTAGGGGAAATGGAAAAAGCTGATACCCGTCGCATTGCCACGGAACATGGACTAAAAACTGCCGATAAGCCAGAAAGCCAAGACCTGTGCCTAGTTGAAAGTAACGGTTCCATGCGAGCTTTTCTGGATAAGTATATCGCACCCAAAAAAGGCGATATTGTGGATACCGCAGGCAAAATTTTAGGGCAACATGATGGTGTCCATCATTACACGATTGGGCAACGTAAGGGCTTAGGGATTGCAGCACCTGAACCACTGTATGTGGTGGAATTGGATGCAGTCAATAATAAAGTAGTAGTAGGCGATCGCACTAAAGCTACTCAAGAAGAATGTACTGTCAGCCGAGTCAATTGGGTTTCCATCCCTGAACCATCCACACCAATTCGTGCAGCCGTACAAATCCGCTATCGTTCTGCACCTGAACCAGTGACAGTCATTCCTCTGGAAAACTCCCGCGTCCGCTTGGTATTTGATGAACCCCAATTCAGCATCACCCCCGGACAAGCAGCAGTGTGGTATGACGGCGATAAAGTTTTGGGTGGTGGGATTATTGAACAATTTAGTAATTAA
- a CDS encoding sulfonate ABC transporter substrate-binding protein, which yields MSRIRKFICWFTLGLSLSLVISACSPSNTNNSAVTSTASPTPTTQGVAIRIGYQKAATVLNAMRSRGEVEKALTAAGATVTWTEFPAGPPMLEAMNAGSIDFGYTGESPPIFAQAGGVPLLYVAYDPWSPKAEAIIVPKNSPIKTVAELKGKRVAFAKGSNTNYLVVKALEAAGLNYSDIKPAYLTPADARAAFEGGNVDAWAIWDPFLAAVEQATGARILTDATNLAPNRGYYLVRQAFVNTHGDVLKTLLDEVTKVDKWAANNPQEVAKFLEPELGIPAAALEVAEKRRQYGVFPLTDEVISKQQDIADTFYKIQLIPKQIQVKDIVWQGKK from the coding sequence ATGTCTAGAATACGTAAATTTATCTGCTGGTTTACATTGGGGCTAAGTTTGAGTCTGGTTATTTCTGCCTGTTCTCCTAGCAATACAAACAACTCTGCGGTAACGTCAACAGCAAGCCCCACCCCTACAACTCAAGGTGTTGCAATTCGCATTGGTTATCAAAAAGCAGCCACAGTTCTCAATGCAATGCGAAGCAGGGGAGAAGTAGAAAAAGCCTTGACTGCTGCCGGTGCAACGGTTACATGGACAGAATTTCCCGCCGGGCCACCGATGCTAGAAGCGATGAATGCAGGTAGTATCGACTTTGGTTATACAGGAGAATCACCCCCCATTTTTGCTCAAGCTGGTGGTGTTCCCCTATTGTATGTAGCTTACGACCCTTGGAGTCCCAAAGCCGAAGCAATTATCGTACCGAAAAATTCACCAATTAAAACTGTCGCTGAACTCAAGGGTAAAAGAGTCGCCTTTGCCAAAGGTTCTAATACTAACTATTTAGTAGTCAAAGCCCTAGAAGCAGCCGGACTAAACTATAGTGACATCAAACCCGCCTATCTCACCCCCGCAGATGCCCGCGCAGCTTTTGAAGGTGGTAACGTTGATGCTTGGGCAATTTGGGACCCTTTTCTAGCAGCAGTTGAACAGGCTACAGGTGCAAGGATTCTCACCGATGCCACAAATTTAGCACCCAATCGAGGTTACTATCTGGTGCGTCAAGCCTTTGTGAATACTCATGGAGATGTATTGAAAACCCTGTTAGATGAAGTTACCAAAGTCGATAAATGGGCAGCCAATAACCCCCAAGAAGTAGCTAAATTTTTAGAACCAGAATTAGGCATTCCCGCCGCCGCCTTGGAAGTTGCCGAGAAACGCCGACAGTATGGGGTTTTCCCGTTAACAGATGAAGTAATTAGCAAGCAGCAAGATATTGCCGATACCTTTTACAAAATCCAACTAATTCCCAAACAAATTCAAGTAAAAGACATCGTTTGGCAAGGCAAGAAATAA